The genomic interval TCTCTAAATTTATAATCTTTACCACCTATTATATTATGAAAAGGAAAATCCTCCTTTGGCATATTTATAATTTTGCTGTAGGTAATTTCAGGTTCATAATTTAATAAATATTTTAAAGGAACTAATAATATATGAGATACTTCTTCTTTGTTAATTGAAATGAGATTTTTTATATCTTCTTTTTGATTTTTTTCAACTCCTAAAAAAGGATAAATTAATATGTTGTTAGGTGAAACATAAAAATCTAATTGGCTTATGATTTCCAAATTTTCTTCTCCTAAACCAATTTCCTCAAAGCATTCTCTTAAAGCAGCTTCTTTAGGAGTCTCTCCTTCTTCTATGGCACCACCTGGGAAACATATTTCTCCTGGATTACTATTTAATTTATTGTTTCTTATTTCAAAAATAATATTATCTTCTCCATCTATATTTACAACTGGGATTAAAACAGAACATCTTTTCATGTCCTCTTCCCCATTTATTCCTATTCTATAATCTCTAAAGATATCTTTTATATTCTCAATATTATTCATAATATAATTCACCTCTTAATACCACTAATGTATTTTCAATACTTATTATCAATATTATAAAATTAAATTTATTTTTATTACATTGAGTTTTGTTATTTTATTTATTGGTTTAAGAAACTTCATAATAAACTTAACTATAAAATTAACTCTATTAATCTAACTTCAATTATTTTATCATAATATGATAAAATCACAATATGATTTTAATGTTTACATTAAAATATATAAATTTTATTTTACATAATATTATAAATAATAAGATTTAACTACTTTGATAATAATATAAAGTATATAAATCTTATAAGAAAGGTATAAACATTATGAGTGAAAAATTTAATCCTGATAACTTAGAAAAACTTAATAATCCAGAAAGATTAAACTTAATAGATTTAAGAGAACTTTTAAAAATTTTAGACTTAAATAATTGTCCAAAAATTGCTGATGTGGGAGCAGGCACTGGACTATTTTCACGTGCATTTTTAGAAAAGATTCCTAATTGCACCTTGTATGCCCTTGATATTTCAGATGAGTTTCTAAACTATATGGATATAAATCTTCAAGACTATTATGGTGATAGATTAAAAATTGGAAAGATGCAAGAAACTCATATTCCATTAAAAGATAACTCTATTGACTTAATAGTAATGATAAACCTTCACCATGAGCTATTATCTCCTAAGGAGCTTTTAAAAGATGCTTATAGAGTATTAAAAGAAGAGGGGAAAATTTTTATTGCTGATTGGAAAGAAGGTATGCATAAAGGGGCCTTAAGTAAGGATTCTATTATATCAGATATGAAAGAAGTTGCCTTTTCTCCTATTGAAGAGGTATTACTTTCAAATGAACTTATTTGTCTAATAGGAGAAAGATAAAAAAAAAGAGCCTTCCTTTAACCGCTCTGGAAGGCTAAAAATAAATTATATAACTAAATCTATACATATATAAACCAATATCTTAATACGTTTACATTATAATTCTAATTTTAGACCAAATCAAGCTTTTTTCAAAAAATAGTTATTTTTATCCATAATAAAGAGGAAAACTTTAAATATAATATTTCTCTCCCTCTTAAATTTATTGATTATAAAGAATCTTAGAAATAATATTTAATATTTTTTAAGATTCTTTTTTATGTATATTTTTCTTATAGCTGTCAATAATCTCAGTATAAATTCATATTAGGAGGGCTATTAAATGAATAAAAAAAATATTTTAGTACTTGTAGGATCATTGACATGTGTAGCTTTATTAGGTTATTTTACATATTCAACGGTTTCTACATTAATGAAATCTAAATCCGTTTCTCAAGAGGTTACTGTTACTGAAGATACCTCCTCTGAGAATAAAGATAAAAACTCACAAGATGACTTAAGTGAAAGATTAAAAGAAACTGACCAAAAGAAGGAAAAAAATAAAAACAATACTGATGAAAAGAAATCAGAAAAAACTGCTAATAGTTCAGAAAATAAATCTGCTAATGATAAATCAAATAATTCTACTAATGAAAACAAAAAAAATACTTCTGATAAAAATACTAATTCAAAAGAAACATTAAATAATGATAAAAACAAATCTGAAAACTCTAAATCAGAAAGTAAAAATACAATAAGCTACTCTTCTTACTTGAAAGATTTAGAAACAGAAAAATATACTCTTAAAGAGGATGAAAAATTAAGTGACGTGGCTAAAAAGTTTAAGGATACTTGTACTGTTAATTCTAGTTTGAATATTATAAAATCTCTCAATCAAATAAGCAATACTTCATCACTAGAATCAGGGGATATAGTATTAGTTCCTGTTAACGCTTTTCAAGATGGGAAAAAATACTCTGTAAAAGAAGGGGATACTTGGTATAGCATAGCTAGAAAATACTATCCTAATTATAATCATGAGGTAGTTATAGATTTTCTTATGGATATCAACCCATTTAAAAATGATATTCTTCCATTAGGTGAAGATATATTCTTACCTAATATTTAAATATCTTACCACTTAAATATATAATAAAAATCTTAACCTTCTTAAAAATAAGGTTAAGATTTTTAAATTTATTTTTATATATAAAGTTAAGGTTAATTTTATTTAACTCTAGCTTATATATTCTATAACTATTAAACTCTAATTTGTTTTTATTTAATTAATTTTATGATATTTGCTCTTACTTATTATTGTCCATAAAATTCCTATTAATATTAACTCTATAAGGATAAAGATATATACTCCATAATTAAGTCTATTAATTATATAATGAACTACTCCAAATATTCCACTTAGCATAAAAATAAATAAGGTTATTCCTAAATCATCCATCTTTTCACCATCTTTAAAACTAACTGAAAATGGAAGATGTTTATCCATCAACTTAACTGTTATTAGATTTAGAATAATTATTACAAATAATATAGCTATAATTTGAGGAATAATCCTTAGTCCAAATACCCATAAATATACTAAAGCCAATACTATATATACAGGCAGAATCATTTTATAAAACACACCTTTATATACCCCTTTAAATATTGAAGCCATATCATCTATAGGAACAGCTTTATAAACCCAAGATGCTTTAAACTGATCTGAATATTTAACCATAAGGATTACAGGAGTCAACATAAATATACATATATACAATGTGAAAAACTCATTTGAACTAGCCATATGATTTTTCCAATCTGCAAAACTTTCATAACTTCTAATAAAGTTAAATAAGAATATGAAAGGGAAAACTAAGGACATAGCTATATTGGGATATGTTTTTAACTTAAAGTTTCTCTCACTTTTTATTATATTTACAGTAAAATTAAAGAAACTTTTCTCAGTATTACTTCTACACACCAAATTTCCAATCTTAAAGGAAAATGGAATTCTATCTTTACCTTTATAAGTATTATCATTTAATTTTTGAATATAATCTTCAAACTTTTTAGCTATTTTAAAATAAATAAGTATTGATAATATTGGTGACAAAATTGCTAACCCTGTAAATATTATTAATGTTCTATCTATTACTCCACTTTCTATTATTTCAAGAGGTGCAGCAAACCATAAAGGAGCTATAAATCCTTGCCACCAACTTGTTATGGTAAATCTACTACCTACATCTAAAATATCAAAAAGTCTTCCTACAAGTTGATACATAATCATTATTCCAACAGTAAGAACTATTTGAACTACATTTATTATGTCTTTAAGCTTTTCTCCATTAAAAAACTTAAGAACTAAATAATAAATAAATGCTGTTATAAGTATCATAAATAAATTAATAAGTATAATCTCAATTATAAAAACAAGAGTAAATAATATACCATGTCTTAAAGAAACAAGTATTCCTACTCCCCCATAAGCTAAACTTAGCTTAGTCATATAAATCAAAATATTAGTAATCTTAGCTGCATTTATAGTTTTAGAACTTACACCAGTAATTCCAAGTAGATTTTTATCCCTAACATCTAAAAGAACATAAGCAAAATCAGCTATAAAGCTACTACCTATTACAAACATAAAAAATCCAAAATAAACAGCCATTTGAAGCATTATATTTTGCTTAATAATTATAAGCATAGACATAAAAGCTCCCATTACTCCATAAAGAATTAATGCCTTGCCAAAACTATTATCTTTCTCATCACTACTTTTATTATTCATGTTTATTGTAGGTTCTCTTCTTTTGTCCATTGTAAGCTTAGTCTCTAATATTAATCTCATCATTTCATAATCAACACCAAGCTTTTCATAAAATCCCCTTAATCTATGAACTACAGCTAAAGATTTATCCTTTTTCATAAACTACACCCCTTTATAAGTGCAGTAAATTCCTCTGCTAATCTTTTATGATCATTAAAACCAGTTAAGTCATTAAATATTTCTTCTAAGGATTCTTCATTAGAATTTTTCTTAAGCTCTTCAAAACTACCATCAGCAGCAACTACTCCATTGTTTAAAAGAATTATTCTATGACTTATTTTCTCAACAACATCAATTATATGTGATGAATAGAATATGGTTTTCCCATTTCTAGCTAGCTCAGATAATATTTCCTTTATAACCATAACACTATTTGCATCTAAGCCATTTAAAGGTTCATCTAAAAATAATATATCTGGATTATGTATAAGACTTGATATTAAAAGAACTTTCTGTCTCATTCCCTTAGAAAAGCTTGAAATTCTTGAATTATAAACATCTTCTATGCCTAATATCTTCATAAGCTGCTTACTTTTATATAAAACATCTTTATATTCCATACCATATAATTGTCCCATAAAAGTTAAATATTCCTTAGCAGTTAAAGTATCATATATGTCTGCCATTTCCGGAACATATCCTATCTTTCTTTTATAACTTCCATCACTCTTTAAAATATTTTCTCCAAAAATTTCAACTGTTCCTGTATAGCCACTTATAATTCCTAACATTATTTTTACTGTTGTACTTTTTCCAGCACCATTTGTTCCAATATAGCCTATTATTTCTCCCTTGTGTATATCTAAATTTATTCCTTTTAAAACCTCTTTTGTTCCAAAATTCATCTTCAAATCTCTTATTTTTATAATTAACTCATTAGAATTTTCTAAAGCCACTAATAATTCCCCCATTTTATAATTTTTGTCCCTAAAAACCCTTACTAATTATCCACCTTATTTTAAAATTATTTTTCTTCTAGCTCTCTCATATAGTTAGCTAATTTTTCAGAAGTTTCTTTTATACCTTCTTCTCTTTTCTTCTCATCCTCTTGTTCTTGTAACTTTCTCATTTCATCTGCAACAATTTCAGAAGATTCTTTAAGAATCTTATTTCTAGCCTCTTTGTTACTTGTGTAATTATCAATATTTTTCATCTTCTTATCCTCTTTTCTAAGATTATTTAATATAAAACCAAACCTATTAAGTAATTTATTAATGAAGTTTTTTAAAAGAAATTTTAAAATTCTTTTTTCAATTTCAAAGCCTATTTAAATACACCAAAACCCTATCAAACAAATAACTTTTCAAGTAAAATTTTACATTATAGCATTATTTTACACTACCATTCTTATTCACACAATATTAATATTACATTAAATTATTTACAATTTTTAGCAATATATAAACTTATAGTTATCTTCTAATAAGTTTTTTAATACTATATATTGAATTGTACTTTAACTTATGATATGATTTATCTAACAATTTAGTTGGTTGATTTTTCAATTTATTATTTTATTAACTAAGTTTATATTTAGAATATATTTTAATTTAAAATATAAATATAAAAATACTTTCAGGAGGTATAAATTATGTTAGTATTAACAACTGAAACAATACCAGGCAAAGGAATAAAAGAAGTTAAAGGACTT from Clostridium perfringens carries:
- a CDS encoding NUDIX hydrolase yields the protein MNNIENIKDIFRDYRIGINGEEDMKRCSVLIPVVNIDGEDNIIFEIRNNKLNSNPGEICFPGGAIEEGETPKEAALRECFEEIGLGEENLEIISQLDFYVSPNNILIYPFLGVEKNQKEDIKNLISINKEEVSHILLVPLKYLLNYEPEITYSKIINMPKEDFPFHNIIGGKDYKFRDGRYKVMFYKYNNFVIWGMTARILENFLNVYKEHYNKNI
- a CDS encoding class I SAM-dependent methyltransferase is translated as MSEKFNPDNLEKLNNPERLNLIDLRELLKILDLNNCPKIADVGAGTGLFSRAFLEKIPNCTLYALDISDEFLNYMDINLQDYYGDRLKIGKMQETHIPLKDNSIDLIVMINLHHELLSPKELLKDAYRVLKEEGKIFIADWKEGMHKGALSKDSIISDMKEVAFSPIEEVLLSNELICLIGER
- a CDS encoding LysM peptidoglycan-binding domain-containing protein; translation: MNKKNILVLVGSLTCVALLGYFTYSTVSTLMKSKSVSQEVTVTEDTSSENKDKNSQDDLSERLKETDQKKEKNKNNTDEKKSEKTANSSENKSANDKSNNSTNENKKNTSDKNTNSKETLNNDKNKSENSKSESKNTISYSSYLKDLETEKYTLKEDEKLSDVAKKFKDTCTVNSSLNIIKSLNQISNTSSLESGDIVLVPVNAFQDGKKYSVKEGDTWYSIARKYYPNYNHEVVIDFLMDINPFKNDILPLGEDIFLPNI
- a CDS encoding ABC transporter permease, which translates into the protein MKKDKSLAVVHRLRGFYEKLGVDYEMMRLILETKLTMDKRREPTINMNNKSSDEKDNSFGKALILYGVMGAFMSMLIIIKQNIMLQMAVYFGFFMFVIGSSFIADFAYVLLDVRDKNLLGITGVSSKTINAAKITNILIYMTKLSLAYGGVGILVSLRHGILFTLVFIIEIILINLFMILITAFIYYLVLKFFNGEKLKDIINVVQIVLTVGIMIMYQLVGRLFDILDVGSRFTITSWWQGFIAPLWFAAPLEIIESGVIDRTLIIFTGLAILSPILSILIYFKIAKKFEDYIQKLNDNTYKGKDRIPFSFKIGNLVCRSNTEKSFFNFTVNIIKSERNFKLKTYPNIAMSLVFPFIFLFNFIRSYESFADWKNHMASSNEFFTLYICIFMLTPVILMVKYSDQFKASWVYKAVPIDDMASIFKGVYKGVFYKMILPVYIVLALVYLWVFGLRIIPQIIAILFVIIILNLITVKLMDKHLPFSVSFKDGEKMDDLGITLFIFMLSGIFGVVHYIINRLNYGVYIFILIELILIGILWTIISKSKYHKIN
- a CDS encoding ABC transporter ATP-binding protein; its protein translation is MGELLVALENSNELIIKIRDLKMNFGTKEVLKGINLDIHKGEIIGYIGTNGAGKSTTVKIMLGIISGYTGTVEIFGENILKSDGSYKRKIGYVPEMADIYDTLTAKEYLTFMGQLYGMEYKDVLYKSKQLMKILGIEDVYNSRISSFSKGMRQKVLLISSLIHNPDILFLDEPLNGLDANSVMVIKEILSELARNGKTIFYSSHIIDVVEKISHRIILLNNGVVAADGSFEELKKNSNEESLEEIFNDLTGFNDHKRLAEEFTALIKGCSL